Proteins co-encoded in one Leptospira levettii genomic window:
- a CDS encoding class II aldolase/adducin family protein: MTLDPKKTKSIQKEMITACIQLADLGFLAGIGGNLAVRVDETYMVVTPSASDYYTMKPEDLCVLRIDNLQMVEGTKQPTTESGIHASFFKKRPNINVSLHTHQPLASAITLLGKDLELREKETTERLGDRLIMVSYAPSGTSFLVRAFQSKISDKSNGYLLKNHGIVCGAKDLKSAIRSASLIEKEASEFLRHSIQNQQNQNRLSSRVLKQINTIFLSARHT; this comes from the coding sequence ATGACCCTCGACCCAAAAAAAACTAAATCCATCCAAAAAGAGATGATAACCGCCTGTATTCAGTTAGCTGATCTTGGTTTTTTGGCTGGGATCGGTGGTAATTTAGCTGTACGTGTGGATGAAACCTATATGGTTGTCACACCTTCTGCGAGTGATTATTACACAATGAAACCGGAAGACCTTTGTGTTTTACGCATTGATAACTTACAGATGGTAGAAGGGACAAAACAACCGACAACCGAAAGTGGTATCCATGCTAGTTTTTTTAAGAAACGACCAAACATCAATGTGAGTTTACACACGCACCAACCCCTAGCAAGCGCCATTACATTACTTGGGAAAGATTTAGAATTGAGAGAGAAAGAAACAACAGAACGACTAGGGGATCGATTGATCATGGTTTCCTATGCTCCTTCTGGAACCTCCTTTTTAGTACGAGCCTTTCAATCAAAAATTTCAGACAAATCAAATGGATACTTACTCAAAAATCATGGAATTGTCTGCGGAGCAAAGGATTTAAAATCAGCTATCCGATCTGCTTCGCTGATTGAAAAAGAAGCTTCTGAATTTTTACGACATTCCATTCAAAATCAACAAAATCAAAATCGGCTTTCGTCACGAGTACTCAAACAAATCAATACGATATTCTTAAGTGCACGACATACTTAA
- a CDS encoding aldose epimerase, which translates to MIQLAKKTNRVKKNQSPDELELLDLWNRLESKGLFQNLTASLSFLLPGEGKMILMVKGEGKKKQPLVGIYHLENPNTMLSGDDSLPNLPSLIRFHVDLYKIRPDVGAIVRFIPPWSSHLHEIDHPLPLVFDEQCRQLGAPVLQLPIDLNGNLLPSPTLTSGANGFLLGEEVIITSVTREKAIYNCELIEKCAKAYLLAIATGGKVKQIPWFVRFIAKSRLLKDEKKAMEFYKRGERPTGFKAY; encoded by the coding sequence ATGATCCAATTAGCTAAAAAAACAAATCGGGTGAAAAAAAATCAATCTCCAGACGAATTGGAGTTACTTGACCTATGGAACCGATTGGAATCAAAGGGTTTGTTCCAAAACCTAACAGCAAGTTTGTCCTTTTTATTGCCTGGTGAAGGTAAAATGATCCTAATGGTGAAAGGGGAAGGAAAAAAGAAACAACCGCTTGTCGGAATTTATCATCTAGAAAATCCAAATACAATGTTAAGTGGAGATGATTCATTACCCAATCTCCCATCCTTAATTCGTTTCCATGTTGACCTTTATAAAATTCGCCCTGATGTAGGAGCGATTGTGAGATTCATTCCCCCTTGGAGTTCTCATTTACATGAGATCGACCACCCTCTTCCTCTGGTTTTTGACGAACAATGCCGGCAATTAGGGGCACCAGTTTTACAATTGCCAATCGATCTAAATGGAAATTTACTACCAAGTCCAACGCTAACTTCCGGTGCCAACGGATTTCTGTTAGGTGAAGAAGTGATCATCACGAGTGTGACTCGTGAGAAGGCTATTTATAATTGTGAATTGATCGAAAAATGTGCCAAAGCATACCTATTAGCCATTGCCACTGGGGGCAAGGTAAAACAAATTCCATGGTTTGTCCGTTTCATTGCAAAAAGTCGGTTATTAAAAGATGAAAAAAAAGCGATGGAATTTTACAAACGTGGAGAAAGGCCAACTGGTTTCAAAGCCTACTAA
- a CDS encoding HD domain-containing phosphohydrolase, translating into MIQNTKAKVLIIDDEPTNLQILNEILKNDYILFFAKDAEKGWELANRESPDLILLDVMMPEVTGYELIQRLKENPSTKYIPVIFVTALTDVGDEEKGFKLGAVDYITKPVSPSIVKARVKTHLSLVDSEEVKITRLQIIQRLGMASEYKDNETGMHVIRMSHYSKTLALAIGYSEEGAEEILNAAPMHDVGKIGIPDSIIQKPGKLTEEEWQIMKRHPQIGAEIIGDHHSSLLKLAKSIALTHHEKFDGTGYPYQLKGENIPLEGRIIAIADVFDALTTVRPYKKAWEVEDALSFLQKEAGTHFDPQLVKEFLKVLPKVLEIKAEWPEEIEKLKN; encoded by the coding sequence ATGATACAGAATACAAAAGCAAAGGTCCTAATCATTGATGATGAACCTACCAATTTGCAAATTTTAAACGAAATTCTTAAAAATGATTATATCCTATTTTTTGCCAAGGATGCAGAGAAAGGTTGGGAACTTGCCAATCGCGAAAGTCCTGATTTAATTCTTTTGGATGTAATGATGCCTGAAGTCACAGGTTATGAACTCATCCAAAGGTTAAAAGAAAACCCAAGTACCAAATACATTCCTGTGATTTTTGTTACGGCTCTCACTGACGTAGGAGATGAAGAAAAAGGATTTAAATTAGGTGCTGTTGATTATATTACAAAACCAGTAAGTCCTTCTATTGTCAAAGCGAGAGTCAAAACACATTTGTCGCTCGTGGATAGTGAAGAAGTGAAAATTACTAGATTACAAATCATCCAAAGATTGGGTATGGCTTCAGAATATAAAGACAATGAAACGGGGATGCACGTCATTCGTATGAGCCACTATTCCAAAACTCTGGCTCTTGCCATCGGATACAGTGAAGAAGGTGCAGAAGAAATTCTGAATGCAGCACCTATGCATGATGTTGGAAAAATTGGGATCCCAGATTCCATCATCCAAAAACCAGGAAAACTCACGGAAGAAGAATGGCAGATTATGAAACGGCATCCGCAAATTGGAGCAGAAATCATAGGAGACCATCATTCCAGTTTGTTAAAATTAGCAAAATCCATAGCACTCACTCACCATGAAAAATTTGATGGGACTGGATACCCTTACCAATTAAAAGGGGAAAATATCCCACTAGAAGGAAGGATCATTGCAATTGCCGATGTTTTTGACGCTTTAACAACAGTAAGACCCTACAAAAAAGCATGGGAAGTCGAGGATGCATTGTCGTTTTTACAAAAAGAAGCTGGAACTCACTTTGATCCTCAATTGGTAAAAGAGTTCTTAAAGGTGTTACCTAAAGTTTTAGAAATCAAAGCAGAATGGCCAGAAGAAATAGAGAAATTAAAAAATTGA
- a CDS encoding MHYT domain-containing protein, giving the protein MDLLQEFFIISPTNVYFVEGTYNPWFVLLSIFISILASWISLYLLHRFSEVGNQFYRFAILFTASLSLGGAVWSMHFIGMISFELCTTVTYNKVITTLSILPSFIASFFALQTLSKKQISKFELVSVGILVGVGIGFMHYMGMSAMQMKPKLMYDPILFLVSLVVAIALSILSIFIQFRLKNSNLKIRSIYLTLVSGIVMGSAISGMHYTGMAAARFVVPIGTSVEGSTNDQLFLAFLVGFGSLFVIGSAVVTIAFISYKDLFQNLVKSESRLRAIIETAADAIVMIDTRGIVQEFNVTAERMFGWSSKEIIGKNVKILMPSPFREEHDGYLSNYLNTGEAKIIGIGRETIAVRKDGTTFPIRLAIGHTKLPQDDIFVGLISDISERIMIENALKDNEEQLKSFIQNIPGVVYRCLVDEYWSSIFLSDAIYSLSGYPASDFLEPNRIRNFSDIIHPDDKDHVSNTIQNAIATSDTFVLNYRILHRSGDIRWVLEYGGLVYDENKEVKFLDGVILDNTDRRMIEEALIESKEKAEMASITKTTFLANMSHEIRTPMNAIIGFTEVLLADSLPNPQKKHLETIRNAAKSLLRLLNDILNSAKLDRGSVELEIFDFSLLSLIDQVSSTFAMEAKKKGLPFTTFYSDSLEDYYKGDNLRIRQILTNLIGNAIKFTKEGNIHLSVTPNENQVLFHIHDTGIGIAEDRLEKIFEPFTQADVSMSRRFGGTGLGTTISKQLVELMGGKIWVESKMGEGSDFYFSLPLKKGNLETLIQNKEFHSLPNLNVLIADDVKQNVELIQILMETNGHKVQVTHNGLEALNAFQTNFFDLVLMDIQMPEMDGLEATKQMRVFESTQLRNRTPIIALSASVFEEDKEQARLAGMDGFVSKPIDVEELYEEIAKWILKRRGPKTEQVSDGSIEKQTPLQNQSTLEDPFQTPIDWDRGIKIYGSKTKYIHVLLDYLREQVKTIPDFQNQMTTQNQITEVIHKWKGVTSNLGIKSVLQILKGWENESHAESEFHTLWNLVQTEFQNLLGILSQDNGETEPQSDLNENKTLDPLDAKKAIQLIQNLILSFEKGNLNPTDWQELVKVLSLPSFLTEIHSITKSIEQFDFETSIQSLKKLEQQLGDR; this is encoded by the coding sequence ATGGATTTATTGCAGGAATTTTTCATCATCTCACCCACCAATGTGTACTTTGTCGAAGGAACTTACAACCCGTGGTTTGTACTGTTATCCATTTTCATTTCCATCCTTGCGTCTTGGATTTCTTTATACCTATTACATCGATTCTCTGAAGTAGGGAATCAATTCTATCGATTTGCGATATTGTTTACGGCAAGTTTATCTCTTGGTGGTGCTGTTTGGTCCATGCATTTCATCGGAATGATCTCCTTTGAGTTATGTACTACCGTAACCTATAATAAGGTGATCACAACATTATCCATCCTTCCTAGTTTTATTGCTTCCTTCTTTGCTCTGCAGACCCTCAGCAAAAAACAAATCTCGAAATTTGAATTGGTATCTGTCGGGATTCTTGTGGGTGTTGGCATTGGATTTATGCATTACATGGGGATGTCTGCTATGCAGATGAAACCAAAATTGATGTATGATCCTATTCTTTTTTTGGTTTCACTCGTTGTTGCCATTGCACTTTCGATTCTATCCATTTTCATTCAATTCCGATTAAAAAACTCTAACCTAAAGATTAGAAGTATTTACTTAACATTAGTTAGCGGAATTGTTATGGGTTCTGCAATTTCTGGAATGCATTACACAGGTATGGCAGCTGCTCGTTTTGTTGTACCGATTGGAACCAGTGTAGAAGGTTCTACAAATGACCAATTGTTTTTAGCCTTTTTAGTAGGTTTTGGAAGTTTATTCGTGATTGGTTCTGCAGTTGTTACAATCGCGTTTATCAGCTACAAGGATTTATTCCAAAACTTAGTCAAAAGTGAATCTAGACTTAGAGCAATCATTGAAACGGCAGCTGATGCCATCGTAATGATTGATACACGTGGCATTGTTCAGGAATTTAATGTAACAGCAGAACGAATGTTTGGTTGGTCATCTAAGGAGATCATTGGAAAAAATGTAAAAATTTTGATGCCAAGCCCTTTTCGAGAAGAACATGATGGATACTTATCCAATTATCTGAATACAGGTGAAGCAAAAATCATAGGCATTGGTAGGGAAACTATCGCAGTTCGTAAAGATGGAACTACGTTTCCAATTCGACTTGCAATCGGGCACACCAAACTACCACAAGACGATATTTTTGTTGGACTCATTAGTGATATCTCAGAGAGAATCATGATTGAAAATGCTTTAAAAGACAATGAGGAACAATTAAAATCATTTATCCAAAACATTCCTGGTGTTGTATATAGGTGTTTGGTTGATGAATATTGGTCTTCTATTTTTTTAAGTGATGCAATTTATAGTTTATCTGGTTATCCTGCGAGTGATTTTTTAGAACCAAATCGTATTCGTAATTTTTCGGACATCATCCATCCTGATGACAAAGATCATGTATCAAATACGATTCAAAATGCAATTGCTACTTCTGATACTTTTGTATTAAATTATCGAATTTTACATAGGAGTGGGGACATTCGTTGGGTTTTGGAATATGGTGGTCTTGTCTACGATGAAAACAAAGAAGTAAAATTTTTGGATGGAGTGATACTCGATAATACTGACAGACGAATGATTGAAGAGGCTCTGATTGAATCAAAAGAAAAAGCAGAGATGGCTTCGATCACCAAAACAACTTTTTTAGCGAATATGAGCCATGAAATTCGTACTCCTATGAATGCCATCATCGGATTTACAGAAGTTTTACTTGCGGACTCTCTACCCAATCCACAAAAAAAACATTTAGAAACCATACGAAATGCAGCAAAATCTCTATTACGTCTGTTAAATGATATATTGAATTCAGCAAAACTTGACCGTGGTTCAGTCGAGTTAGAAATTTTTGACTTTTCTTTACTCTCTCTCATCGACCAAGTATCCTCAACATTTGCCATGGAGGCAAAGAAAAAGGGATTACCATTTACTACATTTTATTCAGATTCATTGGAAGATTATTATAAGGGGGATAATCTTCGGATTCGGCAAATCTTAACTAATTTAATTGGCAATGCGATTAAATTTACAAAAGAAGGGAATATCCATCTCTCAGTCACACCAAACGAAAATCAGGTGTTGTTTCATATCCATGATACAGGGATTGGCATTGCAGAAGATAGACTCGAAAAAATTTTTGAACCATTCACACAAGCTGATGTTTCGATGAGTCGCCGATTCGGAGGAACAGGCCTTGGTACAACCATTTCCAAACAATTGGTGGAGCTGATGGGTGGGAAAATTTGGGTAGAAAGTAAAATGGGAGAGGGGAGTGATTTTTATTTCAGTTTACCATTGAAAAAAGGGAATTTAGAAACTCTCATCCAAAACAAAGAATTTCATTCCCTTCCCAATTTAAATGTGCTCATTGCCGATGACGTCAAACAAAATGTGGAACTCATCCAAATCTTAATGGAAACAAACGGACATAAGGTGCAAGTTACTCATAATGGCTTAGAAGCACTGAATGCGTTTCAGACAAATTTTTTTGATTTGGTTCTAATGGACATCCAGATGCCTGAGATGGATGGATTAGAAGCTACAAAACAAATGCGTGTGTTTGAATCGACTCAATTGCGAAATCGTACTCCAATTATTGCCCTTTCTGCAAGTGTATTTGAAGAGGACAAAGAACAAGCAAGACTTGCTGGAATGGATGGATTTGTATCTAAACCCATAGATGTAGAGGAACTTTACGAAGAAATTGCGAAATGGATTTTGAAACGTCGGGGTCCCAAGACAGAACAAGTTTCGGACGGTTCTATAGAGAAACAAACTCCTTTGCAAAATCAAAGTACACTGGAAGATCCATTCCAAACTCCAATTGATTGGGATCGAGGGATTAAAATTTATGGTTCCAAAACAAAATACATACATGTGTTGCTAGATTATTTACGTGAACAAGTCAAAACCATACCCGATTTCCAAAATCAAATGACTACACAAAACCAAATCACGGAAGTGATCCATAAATGGAAAGGAGTCACTTCAAATTTGGGTATCAAATCAGTCTTACAAATTCTAAAAGGTTGGGAAAACGAATCTCATGCTGAATCTGAGTTCCATACCTTATGGAATTTGGTCCAAACGGAGTTCCAAAACCTTCTAGGTATTTTATCCCAAGACAATGGGGAAACGGAGCCACAATCCGATCTTAATGAGAATAAAACTTTGGATCCTTTAGATGCCAAAAAAGCCATCCAATTGATTCAAAACCTAATCCTCTCATTCGAAAAAGGAAATCTCAACCCAACTGATTGGCAGGAACTCGTGAAGGTACTATCGTTACCTTCATTTCTAACAGAGATTCACTCGATTACAAAATCCATTGAACAATTTGATTTTGAAACATCCATACAAAGTTTGAAAAAACTGGAACAACAATTAGGAGATCGATAG
- a CDS encoding SDR family NAD(P)-dependent oxidoreductase, whose amino-acid sequence MDKSLVGKNAIVTGAALGIGRETSLLLAKRGANVIVSDIKEEEGNLLVNEIQSFGGSASFVYCDVSREEDIIQLTNYLPNQNKRIDIMVNNAGIANKPTFMHKVSTEVWNQLILLDLTSVFWCQKYATKLMLADKKGGSIINVASIAGLGASPSLGPYCVAKAGVIELSTTGALEVAKYGIRINAVCPGWTETAILDVAGERGKSAMEKNIPMARLGKPSEVANLIVFLASEESSFITGSVYRIDGGTRS is encoded by the coding sequence ATGGATAAAAGTTTAGTTGGAAAAAATGCAATCGTAACAGGAGCGGCACTGGGAATCGGAAGGGAAACCTCTCTCCTACTTGCGAAAAGAGGAGCCAATGTCATTGTCTCCGATATCAAAGAAGAAGAAGGGAATCTTTTGGTAAACGAAATCCAAAGTTTTGGTGGGTCTGCATCCTTTGTATATTGTGATGTTAGTCGTGAAGAGGATATTATCCAGTTAACCAATTACCTTCCAAACCAAAACAAACGGATCGATATCATGGTGAATAATGCTGGTATCGCCAATAAACCAACATTCATGCACAAAGTTTCAACGGAAGTTTGGAACCAATTGATTTTACTAGACCTAACGAGTGTATTTTGGTGCCAAAAGTATGCAACAAAATTGATGTTAGCCGACAAAAAAGGTGGTTCCATCATCAATGTGGCATCCATTGCAGGGCTTGGTGCCTCCCCTTCCCTTGGTCCCTATTGTGTCGCAAAAGCAGGTGTAATTGAACTATCGACAACTGGTGCTTTGGAAGTTGCCAAGTATGGGATTCGGATCAATGCGGTCTGCCCTGGTTGGACAGAAACTGCTATCCTCGATGTGGCAGGAGAACGAGGAAAATCAGCGATGGAAAAAAACATTCCCATGGCTAGGCTTGGCAAACCATCGGAGGTAGCAAACTTGATTGTTTTTTTAGCATCAGAGGAATCGAGTTTTATCACTGGATCCGTGTACCGAATTGATGGGGGGACTAGGAGTTAG
- a CDS encoding transposase, which yields MKQRLQVFSSHQVEVLRKLYYNDLKETFKNVTLPKVEDGKDVKKHLGKKLYRKIPHTDTAVLYSASQRSNQHRKRFRHGGLTASIYQSDSVGGRQIGILVSTIATQNGCVFFDSVPDQKANTLGTLLRKTVPYESPLFSDEGYPWLWGIYKKHRTINHQAHSKDKRYKFAKNRWSKFSIHNQVAEGNQRLLKSAFSAYCYIKPTYSQLYLNELSFYKSIVAVGMDRLVTAQREGVVLNVSRIFTLPHHFK from the coding sequence TTGAAGCAACGTTTACAGGTGTTTTCTAGCCATCAGGTAGAGGTACTTAGAAAATTATATTACAATGACCTCAAGGAAACTTTTAAGAATGTTACTCTTCCAAAAGTAGAAGATGGTAAGGATGTAAAGAAGCACTTAGGTAAAAAACTTTATAGAAAAATACCACATACAGATACCGCAGTCCTCTATTCTGCTTCACAGAGGAGTAATCAACATCGTAAAAGATTTCGTCATGGTGGTCTCACTGCCAGTATCTATCAAAGTGATTCAGTTGGTGGTAGGCAGATAGGAATACTTGTAAGCACTATAGCTACTCAAAATGGTTGTGTTTTTTTTGATTCAGTTCCAGATCAAAAAGCTAATACTTTAGGAACCTTACTACGCAAAACTGTTCCCTATGAGTCTCCCCTTTTTAGTGATGAAGGGTATCCCTGGTTATGGGGTATTTACAAGAAGCATAGAACAATAAATCATCAGGCTCATAGTAAGGACAAAAGGTATAAGTTCGCAAAGAATCGTTGGAGTAAATTTTCCATTCACAATCAAGTTGCTGAAGGTAATCAGAGATTATTAAAAAGTGCTTTTAGTGCTTACTGTTATATAAAACCAACTTACTCACAACTCTATTTGAATGAGCTGTCATTCTATAAATCCATAGTGGCTGTTGGGATGGATAGATTAGTGACAGCTCAGAGGGAAGGAGTTGTGCTGAATGTATCTAGGATATTCACCCTACCTCATCACTTCAAATAA
- a CDS encoding flagellar hook-basal body protein codes for MLRGLYTGANGMISQQVRMDVIANNLANVDKTAFKKDTTVFKTFPEMLLHRYSEDGIGKTPMGSFDTSPVVGKLGFGAEVNEVYTRFEQGAVKKTDNIFDLMVQDQPGMEKPAFFSVLTNRGERLTRSGSFVLDKNGFVVTPQGFPLLGEKGPIQVNQGNFLVKENGEIYINAKLGTAPKDGTNFSENRFEEPVLLDKLKIRTVENPRHLDKEGDSFYSDTPESGEPTPFPELLAPQVLQGYLEASNVSVVTEMVDMIEVNRAYEANSKTMQTQDSLLGRLFEVMR; via the coding sequence ATGTTACGAGGATTGTATACTGGTGCAAACGGGATGATTTCCCAACAGGTGCGTATGGATGTGATTGCCAATAATTTGGCCAATGTGGATAAAACTGCATTCAAAAAAGATACCACTGTCTTCAAAACCTTTCCTGAAATGTTATTACATCGTTATTCTGAAGATGGGATTGGAAAAACTCCCATGGGTTCCTTTGATACCTCTCCAGTTGTCGGTAAACTAGGGTTTGGTGCCGAAGTGAACGAAGTGTACACAAGATTTGAACAAGGGGCAGTGAAAAAAACTGACAATATCTTCGACCTTATGGTCCAAGACCAACCAGGAATGGAAAAACCTGCCTTTTTTTCTGTTCTGACCAACCGGGGTGAACGCCTCACTCGGAGTGGTAGTTTTGTACTCGATAAGAATGGTTTTGTCGTAACCCCACAAGGATTTCCTCTCCTTGGCGAAAAAGGTCCCATCCAAGTGAACCAAGGAAATTTCCTTGTGAAGGAAAATGGTGAGATTTATATCAATGCCAAACTTGGAACCGCACCAAAGGATGGAACCAATTTTAGCGAAAATCGTTTCGAAGAACCAGTGTTACTTGATAAATTGAAAATCCGCACAGTGGAAAACCCGCGCCATCTCGACAAGGAAGGGGATTCATTTTATTCCGACACTCCGGAATCGGGTGAACCAACTCCTTTCCCAGAACTACTTGCCCCGCAAGTGTTACAGGGGTATTTGGAAGCATCTAACGTATCGGTTGTGACAGAGATGGTGGATATGATTGAAGTGAACCGTGCTTATGAAGCCAATTCCAAAACCATGCAAACACAAGATAGTTTACTCGGCCGTTTATTTGAAGTGATGAGGTAG
- a CDS encoding RNA recognition motif domain-containing protein, whose amino-acid sequence MKLSIGNLPQSLTDDALEKLLSAHGKVTHLQIKRDKLTKVSLGYGTAEMADADAEKAIANLNGKELEGKKIVVVNQEELTKAQNEAQKKKGSPAVAKPTFGRNQTSGGGNTGVQRRGGSRGS is encoded by the coding sequence ATGAAGTTATCTATCGGAAACCTCCCCCAATCACTTACGGACGATGCCCTCGAGAAACTTCTTTCCGCACATGGAAAGGTAACACACCTACAAATCAAACGTGACAAACTCACTAAGGTTTCACTAGGGTATGGAACTGCTGAAATGGCTGATGCAGATGCGGAAAAAGCCATCGCAAACCTCAATGGAAAGGAATTGGAAGGGAAAAAAATCGTCGTGGTCAACCAAGAAGAATTGACCAAAGCGCAAAATGAAGCCCAAAAGAAAAAAGGAAGTCCTGCAGTTGCAAAACCAACCTTTGGTAGAAACCAAACATCGGGTGGCGGTAATACAGGAGTCCAACGCCGTGGTGGTTCTCGCGGGTCATAA
- a CDS encoding ATP-grasp domain-containing protein, producing MKQLHGSYLSVGAGENQIPLIRAVKQRGLKVIAVDNNPMAPGLIESDIKILESTHEYRKILHAMSKVPLPYKLLGVGSRSYGKAVYTVSYLAEKLKLRGNPRESTNLFLDKEKFKQSVSKYGIPVPSLIPTSVSTKTKDKKLDLQFPLIAKPKEGSGKKGITILESEVDYKKFLKNKSSETYLIEQYTPGDEVTVLGFVINKRFYLISLTDKVTTGIPQFMEVAHITPSQHLTMAGELKMICQSIVTACKLKTGPFVAEFKITKNKECILIEATPEVGGEFLADQLLPAHYGYDYFKDLLSVTIGEKTRPQFLKTPGKGIIHSGIFFILPSTKQKKVTEPKGFVPNSMETLFFQKQLIPTGTSLETREGNHRRTYAFGISTKQNISQKEWYKSILDRMET from the coding sequence ATGAAACAATTACATGGAAGTTATCTCTCCGTTGGTGCCGGAGAGAACCAAATCCCTCTCATTCGCGCAGTGAAACAAAGAGGACTTAAGGTCATTGCTGTGGATAATAATCCAATGGCACCTGGCCTTATTGAGAGTGATATTAAAATATTAGAATCTACTCACGAATACCGTAAAATTTTACACGCAATGAGTAAGGTCCCTCTTCCCTATAAATTACTTGGTGTGGGATCGAGGTCTTATGGTAAAGCAGTGTATACGGTTTCCTATCTTGCTGAAAAACTAAAACTACGTGGAAATCCAAGAGAAAGCACAAATCTATTTTTAGACAAAGAGAAGTTTAAACAATCAGTTTCCAAATATGGAATTCCAGTTCCATCCCTGATTCCCACTTCAGTTTCAACAAAAACAAAAGATAAAAAATTAGATCTACAATTCCCATTGATTGCCAAACCCAAGGAAGGATCTGGCAAAAAAGGAATTACGATCCTTGAGTCAGAAGTTGATTATAAAAAATTCTTAAAAAACAAATCGAGTGAGACGTATTTAATCGAACAGTATACTCCAGGAGATGAAGTGACTGTCCTTGGGTTTGTCATCAATAAACGTTTTTATTTAATATCACTTACCGACAAAGTCACAACAGGTATCCCTCAATTTATGGAAGTGGCGCACATAACTCCTTCGCAACATTTAACAATGGCAGGAGAATTAAAAATGATCTGCCAAAGCATTGTCACCGCTTGTAAATTAAAAACGGGTCCCTTTGTTGCTGAATTTAAAATCACCAAAAACAAAGAATGTATTCTCATTGAAGCAACACCTGAAGTGGGCGGTGAGTTTTTAGCAGACCAACTATTACCTGCACATTATGGGTATGACTATTTCAAAGATTTACTTTCTGTCACGATAGGTGAAAAAACAAGACCTCAATTTTTAAAAACTCCCGGAAAAGGGATCATACATTCTGGTATCTTTTTTATCCTTCCTTCCACCAAACAAAAAAAGGTGACGGAACCAAAAGGCTTCGTTCCCAATTCGATGGAAACTTTGTTCTTTCAAAAACAGTTGATACCAACGGGAACAAGTTTGGAAACACGGGAAGGAAACCACAGACGAACCTACGCATTTGGTATCTCTACCAAACAAAATATTTCCCAAAAAGAATGGTACAAGTCAATCCTTGACCGAATGGAAACATGA
- a CDS encoding class I SAM-dependent methyltransferase, producing MKNVWDKHYERPKSKLNFPDENLVRLLSKIDPPNRKALDFGCGSGRHTFLLQSFGYEVKACDNAKTTIDLLTKSEPSIEFLHTPNLPLPFGQNEFAVIVSWGVFHYNNRSDAKELLSSLYQSLTPNGYLLGSIRAEGDTHLGLSQGTINLTDLSGGYAETYSLQDLKDFLSIFSEVSIGYTERTPLGKLTERICHWFFLAKK from the coding sequence ATGAAAAACGTCTGGGACAAACACTACGAAAGACCAAAATCAAAACTAAATTTCCCGGATGAGAATCTGGTACGCCTACTGTCTAAAATTGATCCACCAAATCGAAAGGCATTGGATTTTGGTTGTGGATCAGGTAGGCATACTTTCCTTTTACAGAGTTTTGGATACGAAGTAAAGGCTTGTGACAATGCCAAAACCACCATTGATTTACTAACAAAATCGGAACCATCCATTGAGTTCCTCCACACTCCAAACCTCCCATTACCATTTGGACAAAACGAGTTTGCTGTGATTGTCAGTTGGGGAGTATTTCATTATAACAATCGCAGTGATGCAAAAGAACTCCTTTCTTCTCTTTACCAATCTTTAACACCAAACGGGTATTTGCTTGGTTCCATTCGAGCTGAAGGTGATACACATTTAGGTTTAAGCCAAGGTACGATCAACCTAACTGATCTTAGCGGAGGGTATGCCGAAACGTATTCACTCCAAGACCTTAAAGATTTTTTATCGATTTTTTCCGAAGTTTCGATCGGTTATACAGAGAGAACACCACTCGGTAAACTCACAGAACGAATTTGCCACTGGTTTTTCCTTGCGAAAAAATAA